From Ptychodera flava strain L36383 chromosome 3 unlocalized genomic scaffold, AS_Pfla_20210202 Scaffold_26__1_contigs__length_13983176_pilon, whole genome shotgun sequence, one genomic window encodes:
- the LOC139126000 gene encoding uncharacterized protein: protein MSRLHNGTLHAGRCVLPTAATSPHSFPPSSQWERHHMDRLRFEIHSFEMDWRNLTAEEVICHWLVNNPSETGVQNYLPSYPGTPDVVSAMTKAGVNTSQYRELVCQRVQKSLQEDRFVEIVKQFASKHDMNDEQISRLYTAAVLLTEESPDRERQGTLLYRQALVRWVSNFDAYRSCTVHGALLDHLMADLIEVAAYETKCTVMVQLREATARQVLLCGRLINVQSHVEVQALDGKSAMQVIMCSENNVFSRPADIKEVLPQIACKALALAAHTPFGNERFKTVYSVSLHSVCTKDAYTPTIQMHAILVKCHLSSSTLSVMGSCPIVNYLQPSYIIHKKIKCPNFQSPDFITFFYKAFKAIFLAFQGSELWGKVNDGCRLQE, encoded by the exons ATGTCCAGACTACACAATGGGACTCTGCACGCAGGCCGATGTGTGTTGCCAACGGCGGCTACATCCCCACATAGTTTTCCTCCTTCATCACAGTGGGAGCGTCATCATATGGACAGACTTCGTTTCGAAATTCACTCTTTTGAAATGGACTGGAGAAACCTGACCGCGGAAGAGGTCATTTGCCACTGGCTGGTCAACAACCCATCCGAGACCGGTGTGCAAAATTACCTCCCCTCGTATCCAGGAACGCCTGATGTAGTCTCAGCGATGACAAAGGCTGGCGTCAATACATCTCAGTATCGCGAACTAGTGTGTCAAAGGG TTCAGAAAagcttacaagaagacagattcgTTGAGATTGTTAAACAGTTTGCCAGCAAACATGACATGAACGACGAGCAAATATCTCGACTCTATACTGCTGCTGTTCTTTTAACAGAG GAATCACCTGACCGAGAGAGGCAAGGCACCCTTCTTTACAGACAGGCTTTAGTGCGATGGGTTTCAAACTTTGATGCATACAGAAGTTGTACAGTACATGGGGCACTGCTGGATCACCTTATGGCTGATCTGATTGAAGTAGCGGCCTATGAAACCAAATGCACTGTCATGGTTCA ACTCAGAGAAGCTACTGCACGCCAAGTGTTACTGTGTGGTCGACTTATCAACGTCCAGAGCCATGTTGAAGTTCAGGCACTTGATGGTAAAAGTGCCATGCAGGTCATAATGTGTTCTGAG AATAATGTCTTCTCAAGACCGGCTGACATCAAGGAAGTATTACCACAGATAGCGTGTAAAGCACTTGCTTTGGCTGCACACACTCCATTTGGAAACGAACGTTTCAAGACTGTGTACTCGGTCTCCCTTCACTCAGTCTGTACTAAAGATGCGTATACTCCAACAATTCAAATGCATGCTATACTCGTGAAATGTCATCTGTCATCGTCCACTCTATCTGTCATGGGTTCCTGCCCTATTGTCAACTATCTTCAGCCATCGTACATCATACACAAGAAAATCAAATGTCCCAACTTCCAAAGTCCCGACTTCATCACGTTTTTCTACAAAGCATTCAAAGCGATATTTTTAGCATTTCAAGGATCTGAACTCTGGGGTAAAGTAAATGATGGATGTAGATTACAAGAATAG